The nucleotide sequence GACTGAATTTACGATCGAAGCTTGGGTTCATCCAGACCGGGCGAAGGCAAATCCTATCCTTTACAAAGGGATTTATTTGGATGAAGAGGTGGCTGAGAATGCTTCCCGCACTCACTTTCTATTGGGACTGGATGCTAATAATCATTTAATTCTGGTCAGCGATCGTCACACACTTCAGGGCAGTATAGCTCTGCCGCTGAATCAGTTTAGCCATGTGGCAGTCACCATTGCCGCGAATCAGGTGACATTTTATATCAATGGAGAATCAGAGAACTTACAGATTTACAGAGTGAACCCTGCAATTCTGCCTCAATTAATAGCCCTGGGCTTTCCTCAACCAGCGGTTGATGCGCTGAGGGCGTTTGAGGAACACGCCTACACCCAGGAACCTTTCTTATCCCTATTGCAAACCAACCTGGGAGCAGAGTTTGGCAATGATCAGGTAGCCATTCTGCGGGCAGCACGGGGAACTAGTCCAGAATTTTCACCTGTGGGCACAACCCTGATTCTGGGGGCAGATTGCGGCAGTGGTTCTTTTGCTGGAATTGTTCAGGAAGTGCGAATCTGGCAGGGTGTACGACAGGCAGATGCGATTGCGATAGATCGTTGGCGGCGGTTGACCGGGCAGGAACCTGGACTCGTCGCTTACTGGGCACTGGTTGAAGAGAATTTAGGTGAAGAGAATACGATTCAGGTGAGCGATCGCACCCCCAATCCCACTCATGGTGTGTTGGGTAGCGCAGGCACAACCTCCCGCCCGCAGTGGGTTCCCAATCAGTTGGAACTGGGAACATTGCCCATACCCTTCGATGGCAGCTACCAATTTAATGGAGTGGATCAATACCTGGCAGCACAGGAAGTCCAGGGTTTGGAAATTAATCAAAGCACAGGTAATCAATTCACAGTAGAAGCCTGGGTGAATCTGGCGGGAAATCAGGGGAACACCATCTCTAGAATCAGAAGAGATAATTCAGAACAACCGGAGTTTGAATGGGGTGTAACAGCCAGTGGGAGTCTTGCCATTTTAGCCAACGGCAGCTTTCATCAGGCGAATGGAACAATTCAACTCAACCAGTTTACTCACGTTGCAGTCACACTGAATGGCAGACAGGTGCAGTTCTATGTGAATGGTCAGATTGCTGGCAATGGCACCTTACCAGCGGCGATCGCTATTATAGGTTTCGATCTGGAAATTGGCAGAAACCTGAGTGGCGATTACTTTAATGGACAACTGCGGGAAGTGCGTTTCTGGAACCGAATCCGCACCCCTGAACAGATCCAGCAAACCATGCATCAGGTTTTGCCCCGACGAGCCGAGGGATTGATTGGTTACTGGCGGTTGAACCAGATCGAAGCAGGCAGGGCGATCGATCTGTCTTACAACCAGAATCACTTGTACCTGGGGGGCATTCCCGCCAATTTTATGCCCGATCGCATCCAGGTGGATCGGCTGCTGCCCGATCCGATCGCCATCACCAGCCCTGTCCTGGAACTGGATGGTACCAATGATGTCATTGTCGTCAGCAATCCCCAAAATGCCGGGTTGGGGCAGTACGAACGGTTCACTCTGGAACTGTGGTTTAGACCACTGGATCTGGCTACAAGGGTCAATCGACAGCAGGTGATCTATTCCCAGGGGGATGCGGAAGCGGGGTTAACCATCTATCTGTTTGAGCAGCGGTTGTATGTGCTTGCCTGGTGTGAAGAGGGTGAACAGACGGTTGTTCAAGAAACAATCTTTCAATCCAATCCGCTGCAAGCCGATACCTGGCACCATGTTGCTGTAACGAATGATGAGACCCAATCGCGCCGCTTTGTCGAATTCCGGGCATTCCTGGATGGAACCGAACTCACCCTGGATTCCAGCACCCTTGCCAACCCCAACCGGCAAGATCATCAAAGGGGTTATCGCCTCCGCCAAACCGGGGTTGCCTATTTAGGCGGCATTGGTGAAGGCGGTATGACTCGATTTGCAGGGGCGATCTCGTCTAATAATGTCCATGCCCACTATTTCGGGGGACAGATAACCGATTTCCGCCTCTGGCAGCGAGTAAAAACCGTCGCTGAAATTAATGCGGATCGATTGATTGCTCCTTCCTTACCAGACTCTGATCTGGTGGCGTACCTGCCATTGGACGAGAGCGAGGGCAATGTATTTGGCGATCGCTCAGGCAACGGCTTTGCAGGACGGTTGCAGGAACGCAATCTGGTTTTCCTGACAGATACGACCGATCCTGAATTGGAGAACTGGCATTCCCACTACAATCCTTCCGATGTCAACGTTACATCCTGGACAAACTATGCCTACCTCGGTAGAATGCGTGTCCCAGAGCAGGCAAATGCTGCACTGGGGGTGACATTCTTCAGCCGCCATCCCAAAAACATTGACCAATACTATCGGCTGGAATGGAGTGTGCGTGAAAATCAACCTGCCTTTCGCCTAGCAGCCCATCCCCAGGGTGTGCAACCGCTGACGATTGTAACGGGAGCAACGGGAGTTCCGGCAACAGAGCGCGATCGCTGGCATCAGTTTCGCATTGAAGTCGAGGACAACCCGACTGCCAATCGCACCGAAATTCGAGTTAAGGTCTGGCTGGATGGAACACCAGAGCCAGCAGCTTTTCAACTGGAGGCACACGACGATAGTGATATTCGCATCACTTCCGGGACGATTGGCATCTGGGCAGCCGGGAATAGTGGCTCCAGGCAATTTGACGATTTGCAGGTGTTGCCGCTGACCAATGGCGGACCCAATGGCGTATCCGATTCCCCAATCCCGCTGCTCACGGAAACCTTTGAAACCTACACTTCCGATCAGAATCCAGCCGGGTGGGTGGATACGGGCGATCGCCTGACCCCAGAGAATCCTGCCAATTTATTTGGAACGCTGCAAGTGAGTAACCGCCCTGTATTGGGTACCAACTCAACCCTGGATAATATCCATGCCCATTACGTCCCGGCAAACGCCATCCCAGACGTTCTCTCCTGGGAAAACTACACCTTTACAGGCAGAATGCAGATCACGGCGATAGATAGTGGCATTGGTGTCACTGTCCTCAGTCGCTATCCGGCAGGCGTTGACCAGTACTACAGCCTGCGCCGGGACTCCAGCCACCCCAGTTTTTACCTCACTGCCCATCCCCAGGATGTCCAGCCAGTTCGTAGCCTGACCCCAGACCAGGACACCACCGACTCCGGAGTGATCCCTGAACGGAACACCTGGTATCGGTTCCAGATTGAAGTGCAAAACGATGTAGACCGGAACCGTACCACCATTCGTGCCAAAATCTGGCAGGATGGCACTCCTGAACCTACCCGGTTTCAGATGGAGGCGTATGACAACAGCGGTATCCGAATTCAATCGGGTACGGTTGGGGTGTGGGCTTCCGACAATGGCTCCAAATACTTTGATCAGTTGAATGTTTTACAGGATGTGCTGCTCTCGGAAAACTTCAATTCCTACGGTCCAGATCAGGACCCAACCAATTGGAGAGACACCCGCGAGAATAATAGCCGTACTGCTGATAATTCTCTTTTCAGAACGGCTCAAGTGGGGGATGCGATCGCCTTCGGCACCAGTTCTAATCGAGTAAACATTCATTCCCACTACCACACGCCAGAATCCCTTTCCTGGAGCAACTACCTGTATACCGGCAGGATGTACATGAGTAATTCCAATGGGGGCGGGATTGGTGTGACCTTTTATAGCCGCTATCCGAATACGCAAGTTCCTGAGGGTGAACATGACTATTACTACCGGCTCAGACGCAACCCAGACAATCCCACGTTCCACATTTCTCCCCACCGGGGCAATGGCAACACGCCTGATAATCTGATTCAAGGTCGGCGTGATTCAGGCGTGAATCCGACTCCGAACACCTGGTACCGCTTCCGAATTGAAGTGGAAAATGCAGATAGCCGCACGAACATTCGGGCAAAGGTCTGGCAGGAGGGTACCCCTGAACCAATTGAGTATCAGATTGATGCCTTTGATGATGCCCGCGATCGCCTCACGTCCGGTACCGTCGGTCTGTGGACGCGCAGCAATGGTGCTAAGTACTTTGACGATTTACATGCCCAGCGTGCCATCTTTCTACCCAATCGCCCCGGCAATTGGCAAATGACAGGCTCTCGCACTCCGTTTGAAGTGGACGATTCCCTATTTAGAACGGTAAATGTGCAAGACAATACAGCCATCTGGAAGGAAATCGACACCTATCCCCTGCTGCTCCGTCCGCTCAACCAGAATGCCCTCCGGTTTGATGGTCAGCGAGAGTATCTGGCAGTCAGTGTTCTGAGCGAATTCGATTTCAGTGAATTTGCGATCGAAGCGTGGATTCATCCCACCCAATCTCAAACAAATCCAGTAATTAGCTGGCACGATGGCACAGGTTCAGACACCCTCTGGTTTGGTGTGACTGCCGAAAATACCCTGGTTCTGCGGCGCACAACTTCCGACAACCCGGCAACAGGAAGCATCGCCCTGGGAACAACCCCAATTCCGTCAGGACAATTCACCCACGTTGCCGTCAGTGTGCAGGGTCCAACCGTCACCTTCTATGTCAATGGCAATCCGAATACACCGGCACCCCTATCTTCAACCATTGCCTTCAATGCCGCTGATTTGGAACTGGGGCGGGATGGGGCAAACCAGTACTTTGCAGGCGAAATTCAGGATGTCCGGCTCTGGCAAACGGCACGCACGACGGCTCAAGTGGCATCCCAATTCCGTTACCAGCAACCCAGTCTCGCAGATCCAGACCTGCTTGCCTACTGGTCATTCCCGGAAACCGAGGGAGTCTTTACCCAGGATGCTACTGAACGCGCTCTCCACCTGCGATTGGGTGGATTGGAAACAGCACGACGACCTGTACTGATTGGGTTTTCCACCACTCCTGTAGCGGAAAATTCCTTCCCGGCGATCGCCCTGGATGATGCCACACTGCAATCCCTGGCAACCATTCGACAACTGCAAGCACGACACAACCTCCCCATCGATCGCCTGACTGCCCTCTGGTTCGAGATTTCCCATACCGGGCAAGCAGACGGACAAACCCTGTTCGATCGCGTGTTCAATGGTCGGGGCATCATGGGCGAAGTCTGGAGTTATACCCAGTTGCCGATTCGCTGGAACGTGTCCGGGCAGAATCGGCAGGATCGGAACATTCGCAGTCGGCTGATGGGTGCCTTGCAGGTGTCCAATGAGGATCTGAATCGGCTGGTGCAATGGATCAATGATTCTGCTACGGTGTTTGAACTGGATAGTCGCCATTTAACCCACCTCTATCGCCTCTCCCAGATCCCCAAAGTGCTGCGCCTGACGGTGCAGAATTTCCTGCGGCTACTGACGTTAACGGGTCTGGCAGGGGTGGATACCCTGGAGGAATTCCAGCAGGTGAGCGATCGCGCTGAATGGCTGCAACGCACAGGCATCCAGATTCGTGAACTGGAGTTCCTGATCTTACCCCCCAGTGATCGAATTCCCCGCCCTTACACGGATGTAGCAATTCGGGACATGGCAACGGTACTCACCAATGAATCCAGCGAGTTTTTAGTGACCAGCAGTTCCTTTGTGTCGGATCTGGTGAACCTGTCTCAATCCATCGAGATTTTTGGCTCCCTCCGATCGGCCGGAACCGTGGATGAATTGGGATCGGTCTCGGCACAATACCAGCCTCCGGCGAACCTGCAAGCTATTACCAGTTTGCCAGCCGACCTAGCCGTGCGTCAGGCAATTCAAACGCAGGTTGAGGATACTCTGGCTCAGATGCAGCAGGAACACGCCAATGCCGTTGTGGAACGACTATCGGAATTGCTCCAGGTGGAACCAGAACGCCTGCAAATCGTGTCCGATCGCCTCAACGTCACCCCATCTACCTTCCTGGGTTGGATGCAGGCGATCATAGCGATGGCTGATACCCAGCCCCTCCCCGCTCCACTCAGCGAGTATCTTAACCAGTTGACCAAAGGGTTGTATCTGATCACCCGGTTTGCCTTAACCACCGATGAAGCGATCGCACTGCTGCAAAATCCCGGACACTTCAGCGTGACGGATGTGTTCAATCCGACGATCTCCGATCTGGAACATCTGGTGCTGTTTACGGAATTGAAAACGGCATTCAACGATGCCAATGGCAGATTGATCCATCTCTTTGCTCAAACAACCGATCTGGCAATCGCAGAAGCCATCGTCAACTTCACCGATTGGGACTCGTCTCAGTTGACAGTATTAACGAACTATTTCGAGAATCAATCCACATCAAATCGCATCCCTGAGCTATATCGCCTCTATCGTGCCTTTGCCCTGGCAGAAACGCTGCAAGTGGATATTGAGTTTCTAATCCAATTGGCAAATACAGAGAACCTGTCGTTCGACTTTTATCGTCAGCAAGCGGATGCCCTATTGAATGTGGTGCGATCGCGCTATGACAATGAGCAATGGCAACGGGTCTACCAACCGATTCGCGATCGGTTAGCCACCCAAAGACGGGATGCCCTACTCAGCTATGCCCTCACCCGCCAACTGCCCAATACCTTCCAGGGCAGACGCGATGCGGATGTGCTGTACGAGTATCTGCTGCTGGATGTGCAGATTGGCAGCGAAGTGGAAACGTCCCGCATCGCTCAGGGAATCGCTGCCCTTCAACTCTATGTACAGCGTTGTCAACTCAATCTAGAACAGGGAATTGATCCTGCTACGATTCCCACCGAGCAGTGGAATTGGATGAAAAACTACCGCGTTTGGGAAGCTAACCGTAAGGTGTTCTTGTATCCCGAAAACTACATCGAGCCAGAACTGCGCGATACCAAAACTCCAGAGTTTGAAGCGTTGGAACAGGAGTTAATGCAGGGTGAAATCAATCAGGCGAATATTGAGAGAGCCTTCAACAACTATCTCAATAGACTGGCAGAACTGGCAGATTTAAAAATTGTTGGTGCTTATCTGCATCAAGAAACTGAGGAATTATTTAGGCTTGGATTAACACCCACAGACTTCCGTGTCCTCGACAGCAATGTTCAACTACCGCAGAGTGTTGTACAAGCGTTCAGTAACAACGGTATTCCTGGTAGCAGTACTGGAAGGCTAATCAGAGGAAATGCTGAATGGACGTTAACGGTTCAGGGACGTTCCTACATTTTGCGTCGCTCTGACAATACTTTGATTGTGTATTCTGCTGATTCCAATTCAGGTATTCTCTATCTGGTTGGGCGCACTGCCATGCAACCGAGACGATATTACTACCGAGAATTGATTGTCAATGAAAATCGATGGTTGCCCTGGAAAGGAATTGATTTAACCCTGAATGCAGAATTTGTCACACCAGTCTATGCCTTTAATCGCCTGTTTCTCTTCTGGGTTGAATTTACAACCAGTTCCCGGCAAAATCGTAATCTCTATTACGCCACCATCCGGTATTCCTACCTGGATCTGAACAACACCTGGGTATCACCCCAAACCCATGAGGAGGTGACTGAAGAGTTGGAAGAGGAGCAGCGATCGCGCCCCCAATGGCAACGGGTCTATGCTCTCCGCACCTTCTTTTCAATTCCGTCTGTGGCCGATCGACGGGAGCGACTCCTGGTTATTTACGGCGATCCTAACCGCGATGCGGCAATTCCGGTCAAAGCTTTACGCAATGCGCGTGAGCAGGAAGCCTTTACCTTGAATTTCTTCAATCAAGTTCCGTCTCCCAACAATCGTCTGGATGTCAGCTTATCACTTCGATACTTGGGGTTTATGACTTTGAACTTAGGCTATATGACCCTGGCATTGTCTTCTGTTCTCAATCAAGTTGCAGATGGTGTTACCGATACAGAGACAGTTGCTGGCTTACAAGCCGTTCTGAATAATTTATTTGGGCGCCCTCAAGGTGTCGATCGCTTGAATTTTAGCCTCAATATCGAGGTAGAAAGACAGAGCGACAATGAATGGTTTGTCTACAGACGACCAGATGAATTCCGGATTCGGAGAGATCGGCAAAATCCTAATTTCCTCAATGTTGATAGTGCTGCTGGTCAACGTCTGGGATATATCGATGATGGCGAACAGCGTGCCTTAACAAGTGCGTTAAATACATTAAATTCATTGCCTTCTGAAACTTCAGTATCCTCAGCTCATATGAGATTACGGGATGTTTTGAATGATTTGTTTGGTCGCCCAGACGGAATTAATCGATTAAACCTAACCACCAATTTCAGAGTGGAATTAGTGGAACCATCAGATGGAATTGATGAGTGGCGGCTCATCCATAATCCCGGTATTCAGACACTGCTAGTTCTACAAGAGGGAACCCGTCTCAACGTCTATGATTTTTCCTCTGATGTTCTGGATGGAAGACTACGGACTCTGTTCGGAAATCTTACAGGAACCACCTTAAATCCCAGATTGCCCTTTACGTTAGAAAATCGTGGCAACAATCGCTGGGTCATTACCGACCAGAATAATCAACGCTACTTGATTCAACGCCAGCAAACCTCCTTCCATGTCTATGAATTCTCAAGAGCATTCTTGTATCGCACTGAAGTCCAAGACACCAGTATTAATGATTTCATCCTGGCAGAAGATCCAACACAGTCTACTGAGAGTGACTTCCAGAATAATTTATTGCTTAGATCCCTTCCCCCAGAATCTTCCCTGATTGATGTCAATGGCCAACACGGCTTGTATATTCTCGATACGGGAGAAGAACAATTTCTGATAAACGTAGATCTCAATCTCATTGCAACTGATCAACCTCAATTTGTGGCTAATCTTCCCAATTCTATTTTTTCGTTTACACTGACCTCTGATCCATTATTGCAAAGCAGTAATTTCTCCCAAACCAGATTCCAGTTTGAGCGCTTGGATACTTCAGCAATTCGAGAATTAAGTTTCACACTATTTGCAGATGGTGTAGATGGGTTGTTAAGTCTGCGATCGCAACAGTCTCTAGAACGCAGTTTTACCAGCTATGAACCAACTCCCGATCGCATTTTGTCTACAAACCTCCCCAGTCATCAAATTACCTTTGAAGGTGCGTTTGGTTTATATTATCGGGAACTCTTCTTCCACATTCCCTTCTTCATTGCCAATCAACTGAATGCTAATCAAAACTTTGCTGAAGCACAGCGTTGGTATCACTATGTCTTCAATCCCACAGACCAGGAATCTAGCAATGGTTCATCGTCTCACTCAAATCGCTACTGGCAGTTTCTCCCCTTCCGCAATCTCACCCTGGAATCTCTAATAGAAATCCTTAACAACCAAACTGCACTGGCAGAGTATCGTAACGATCCCTTTGATCCTCATGCGATCGCTCAAGTGCGGATTAATGCTTACCAGAAAGCGATTGTGATGAGATATATTGACAATTTGCTGGATTGGGGCGATTACCTGTTTAACCAGAACAATCGTGAATCCATTGGCGAAGCTGCTCAACTCTATATCCTGGCATACAACTTGTTGGGACCAGGCCCGCAAGGACGAGTAAACCGCAAATTTGAGGAGATTGGTGATTACAACACAATTCGGGAAGTCTTTAACAATAACCCGCCTGACTTCCTCACCAAGTTTTCTGGTAATGGCGCTCTGCCTGTGCTGCAAAACGGCAAAATTCTGACCACATTCTGTATCACTGAAAATGCTGATTTTGTTAGCTTCTGGGATCGGGTCAGCGATCGCCTGTTCAAGATTCGTCACAGTCTGAACATAGATGGTGTCTTCCGCCAACTTGATTTATTCCAACCAGCATTAGATGTACGCGCACTGGTGCAAGCCTTTGCTTCTGGCAGGCGCGACATCAGCAGCATCCTGGCTGATATTAACCGACCTGTACCACACTACCGCTACAGTTACATGTTGAACAAAGCCAGGGAGATGACAGAAATCGTAATTGGTTTAGGTGAAAAGTTACTGGAAGCTATCCAAAATCGAGATGTCGAACAGTTAGCAACCCTGCAAAACACTCATGAACGCAACATCCTTGAACTAACAACCTCAGTAAAAAGATTAGCCAGAAATGAAGTTCTGGAAACCCTTTCTGGACTGCAAATCAGTCGGAGTAACACACAAAATCGACTCGACTACTTTACTAATTTGATTGAGCAAGGGATCGGTGTTGCTTCTCTCTCTGGTGAAGAGGTAGCTGAGTTAACATTAATTGGTTCGACCCAGCCGATTAAAGCAGCCGTTACCTTACCCGGAGAGTTGGCAGCCGCAATCGCAAGATCAATGCCTACGAGCATAGCAGGAAAAGTTGGTTTCTTACCGCTGAAAGGGGTTGCGATTGAGGGGGATCAGTTGGGTGCAGTTGCTGAAGCCGCAGTCGCTGTGGGTGCATGGACGATTGACATCCTGGAGACGACCGCTGGACTCACTGCGAAGATTGGCGAGTATAAGCGTCGATTGAATGAGTGGCGACTGGAGCAGCGCACCACAGAATTGGATTTACAAGAAATTGATCAACAGATCGCCATTGCCAACATTCAACTTCGCATAGCAGAACAGGAAATCGCTATTCACGATCGCACCATCCAGCAAAATCAGGAAATTGCCGACTTCTACCGGCGCAAGTTCACCAACGAGCAACTGTATAACTGGATGGTCAGCCGCATTTCCGGCTTGTATTTCCAGGCTTACAAACTCGCCTACGCCACCGCTAAAGATGCCGAACGGGCCTTCCAGTACGAATTCGGTGACAACAGCCAGTTCATCAACTTTGGCCACTGGGACAGCCTGCGACGCGGCTTGCTGGCGGGTGAATCCCTCCAGCTTGACCTGGTGCGCTTAGAGAAATTCGCAATCGACCAGGACAACCGTTATCAGGAAATTGAGAAAATCATTTCTCTGCGATCGACATTGCCTGAAGCCTTCGCCATCCTCCGCAGTAGCGGCAGTTGTTTCTTCAACTTCACTGAGCGTATGTTTGACGAAGATTACCCCGGTCACTTCTTCCGCATTATCAAGTCGATCGCCATCAGTGTCCAATCCCCCGCTCTCACTCCGAATCAGTCCCTCAATGCCACGTTGATTCAACTGAACAATCGGACATTGCTGGAACCCGACATTGATGCCGTGCGTTACCTGATGGGTGTGGAAGGAATAAACCAACCTGATGCGACTGTTGTGCGCTCTAACTGGCGAGCCAATCAGCAGATTGCTGTCTCCCGCCCCAACCGTGATAACGGCATGTTTGGCAACTTCGATTCCCTCCTCCTGTTTGACGATCGCTACTTCCCCTTCGAGGGTACCGGAGTTGTCTCCTCCTGGGAACTGGAAATGCCCCAGGCATCCCAATTTCTGAATACCAATGATAGCGATATCATCATCCACCTCAAGTACACCTCTCGCAGCGATCGGGGAGCGTTTCGGAGGGCAGTCCAGGAAGAATTGAGACAGGGAGGATTTTAGATTTGCGATTTTGGATTGAAATCCAAAGTCCAAAATTAAGCGATCGCCTCTGGAGGCAGGGGCTATCGCTCAATTGAAATTACAACAATTTTTATTTGTGTATGCCACATCAATCTTCCGTTTTGTTCAAATGCACAGATATTCACTGTGGAGCACTTGTTTGAAAACCGCTGTAAATCATGGCAGCGTCAACGGGCATCCTCAAATAAACGATCGCCACGATGAAGTCTGTATGCTATTTGATAGGTTTGCTCCTGCGATCGCATGGTAGGAGTATGAGCTGCCAGATACCGTGATGCAGCAACCAGAATGTTGATCCCGGCGGTGGATTGGCCCAGGTGGGAATACTGCCGAAACGCCGCTTCCACCTCCTGAATGACATGAAATTGCCGGTCTTCCCGCAACAACAGCTTGCCTAGGAGCGCTAAGAGCCGTTCCGGGTTGCCCCCACTGTAAAGATAACGGCCCACCAATTCCCCAACTTGATTCACCTGTTGCTGCCGATCCAGTAATTCGGGCAATTCCTGTAACAAAACGACCGGGTTTTCCACAGTTTTATCTGGTTTGGGAAGACGAGCCGCAGGCACATTAAGAAAGCGATCCAGATAGACACTCATGGCGGCATCAAACACGCCTCGCAATAGCTCTGGCGAGGCAACTCGTCTCATGCCCTGATGCACGGCATTGGCAAACGTGAAGGTATGGTGGGCACTATCCCAGTCATTGAAATCATTATTCGTGCTGAATTGTGCAATTCGCAAAGCAGCCGCATAGGTGACGATTCCAGCCAGTTCGACTTCAGAGCATCCTTGCCGGAGGGCCGTCAGGAGGGCATCGGCGATCGCCTGGGCATCATCACCCAGCAAAATGGCCATCAACTGGTCGCGATCGCTCGACATCCCCCGTTGATGGCTGCCCTCGGCTAAGGCAACGGGTAACGCTTCAAACGCCTGTTGCAAAATGGCGACTAAATCCACCGGATAGCGCCAGGAGCGGGCTTCTTCCATACGGGTAGCTCCGGTGTAGCCAGAAACCAGGCTGGTTAAGACCAGTTCTGCATTTTGCCAGTCGGTCGCATCTAATGCTTCCAGGGCTTTATTGGTAAAGTCCAGCGGATGCCCCACATCGATATAGCGATGGTCTGTCACAACCGTAAATAGCATCTGGGCCAGTTGAGTTTGAGAAGCCCCTGCCCGGATTGCCGAAGCCAGACAGCGTTCTGCACCTTCCGCGTCTCTGACTTCCACAAACTGGCGAAACCAATTTTGCAGGATGGGAATTTTTGCAGGATTGTTGGAGCCAGGCAGCGGTTGAATCGGGAATCGGGGTGGTTGATTGCTGGTGTCCCTGGCAACAGCAGCTAAACCATGATAAATCGCACGGGGTTTGTCCTCCGCCTCCAGATAGGGCAGCAGGTTCATCATGCAGGTGTGGATGGTTAAACCCGTGTCCCAACCGCCCTGGCGGTAACTCACCCCAAAGTCTAATCCCATCCGAAACGCTTCAGTAATATGGTTCTCCTGCTTCAGCAGGGCAATCACCGATTTGCCAATGACTAAGGGAATGGTGTGTTTCAAGCCATCTTGAAGACGTTGACGGTGATGAGTTAATG is from Leptothermofonsia sichuanensis E412 and encodes:
- a CDS encoding Rieske (2Fe-2S) protein codes for the protein MHPGTNGFVRVASVEDVQRTGRLVVAIAGHTLLLIDENDTIYAVDNRCPHMGFPLHKGTVNNCILTCDWHYARFDLMSGGTFDSWADDLPAFPVQIRDQEVWVDLAVHADPLTHHRQRLQDGLKHTIPLVIGKSVIALLKQENHITEAFRMGLDFGVSYRQGGWDTGLTIHTCMMNLLPYLEAEDKPRAIYHGLAAVARDTSNQPPRFPIQPLPGSNNPAKIPILQNWFRQFVEVRDAEGAERCLASAIRAGASQTQLAQMLFTVVTDHRYIDVGHPLDFTNKALEALDATDWQNAELVLTSLVSGYTGATRMEEARSWRYPVDLVAILQQAFEALPVALAEGSHQRGMSSDRDQLMAILLGDDAQAIADALLTALRQGCSEVELAGIVTYAAALRIAQFSTNNDFNDWDSAHHTFTFANAVHQGMRRVASPELLRGVFDAAMSVYLDRFLNVPAARLPKPDKTVENPVVLLQELPELLDRQQQVNQVGELVGRYLYSGGNPERLLALLGKLLLREDRQFHVIQEVEAAFRQYSHLGQSTAGINILVAASRYLAAHTPTMRSQEQTYQIAYRLHRGDRLFEDAR